A genomic stretch from Candidatus Amarolinea dominans includes:
- a CDS encoding DUF1819 family protein — protein sequence MKMTQMRDIGPYNGRYITKGAMIAEAGNLIGALTSGLPLVGARARVLDGTLFPQRARASRERMWDVISHAYLSGPPWVLTELQETYQVGPQSREFVSFLYLLFALRDHLTYDFVTQTLWAKWSARQLAVSSEDLFGLIDQAGETQPQVARLASATRVRLAQNILTSLRDFGLLTGARNKALVRPVLPLPTAEHLLHILTAEGLRGAEVVRDPTWRLFLCQESDVADVLGRLAQARRIRFEKVGGTVVLETPEAWRAEP from the coding sequence ATGAAGATGACCCAGATGCGCGACATTGGCCCCTACAACGGCCGCTACATCACCAAGGGCGCGATGATCGCCGAGGCTGGCAACCTGATCGGTGCGTTGACCTCGGGGCTGCCGCTTGTGGGCGCGCGTGCCAGGGTGCTGGATGGGACGCTCTTTCCGCAGCGGGCGCGAGCAAGCCGCGAACGGATGTGGGATGTCATCAGCCATGCCTACTTGTCCGGGCCGCCGTGGGTCTTGACCGAACTACAGGAAACCTATCAGGTCGGGCCGCAAAGCCGCGAGTTCGTCTCATTCCTCTATCTGCTCTTTGCGCTGCGGGATCATCTGACCTATGACTTCGTTACGCAGACGCTGTGGGCCAAATGGTCGGCCAGGCAGCTTGCTGTGTCCAGCGAAGACCTCTTCGGCCTGATAGACCAGGCTGGGGAGACGCAACCACAGGTCGCCCGGTTGGCGTCGGCTACACGCGTCCGACTGGCGCAGAATATCCTCACTTCCCTGCGAGACTTCGGGCTGTTGACAGGCGCGCGCAATAAGGCTTTGGTGCGGCCCGTGCTGCCGCTGCCGACGGCCGAGCATCTGCTGCACATTCTCACGGCTGAAGGGCTCCGCGGCGCCGAAGTGGTGCGCGATCCAACCTGGCGGCTGTTTCTGTGCCAGGAGTCAGACGTGGCCGATGTGCTGGGCCGGCTGGCTCAAGCCCGACGCATCCGCTTTGAGAAGGTTGGTGGCACCGTGGTGTTGGAGACCCCGGAAGCGTGGAGGGCCGAGCCATGA